The DNA segment TTTTTTCGTTTATCATAATAACTTGGCCGGCACACAGTGAATGTGCAAGCGCGCTGTAACTGTTTTTATGCCAAACGTGGGATAGAAAGGATTTTCATGCTGAAAAAGTCATCAACCAGTTGGAGTCTTTAAATGGAGTGGCTAACCGATCCGCAAGTCTGGGTGCAATTGATCACGCTGACCGCGCTGGAAATCGTTCTCGGTATCGACAATATCATTTTCATTTCGATTCTCGCTGGTAAATTGCTGCCCGATCAACAAGGCCGGGCGCGGGTGGTTGGCTTGTCCCTGGCGATGCTCATGCGCGTTGCGCTGCTGTTTTCGATCGTCTGGCTGACCAAGCTCACGGTGACCTTGTTCGAGGTTTTTGGCAATGATATTTCCGGGCGCGATCTCATTTTCATCATCGGCGGGCTTTTCCTGCTCGCCAAAAGCACGTATGAAATCCACGAAAAGCTGGAAGGCCTCGAGGGCAAGTCGTCGCAAAAAATCAAAGCCGCCTCGTTCGCCGGGGTGATCATTCAAATTATTTTGCTGGACATCGTCTTCTCGCTGGATTCGGTGATCACCGCGGTGGGCATGGCCAACAAGCTCGGTATCATGATCGCCGCCGTGGTCATCGCCGTCGGCTTCATGCTCTTGTTCGCGGGCTTCATCAGCGGCTTCGTCGAGCGCCATCCGACGCTGAAAATCCTGGCGCTGAGTTTTCTGCTGCTGATCGGCGTCGCCCTGGTTGCCGACGGCCTGGATCACCACATCCCCAAAGGCTACATTTATTTTGCGATGGCGTTCTCAGTGTTTGTCGAGATGCTGAACATGAAGCTGCGCCGGCACGCGATGGAGCCGGTGAAACTGCGCGCCGCTTATACCCAAAAAAACGCCACGAAACAAAACCAAT comes from the candidate division KSB1 bacterium genome and includes:
- a CDS encoding TerC family protein → MEWLTDPQVWVQLITLTALEIVLGIDNIIFISILAGKLLPDQQGRARVVGLSLAMLMRVALLFSIVWLTKLTVTLFEVFGNDISGRDLIFIIGGLFLLAKSTYEIHEKLEGLEGKSSQKIKAASFAGVIIQIILLDIVFSLDSVITAVGMANKLGIMIAAVVIAVGFMLLFAGFISGFVERHPTLKILALSFLLLIGVALVADGLDHHIPKGYIYFAMAFSVFVEMLNMKLRRHAMEPVKLRAAYTQKNATKQNQ